From the Sphingomonas suaedae genome, one window contains:
- a CDS encoding tyrosine-type recombinase/integrase: MALSVVAIKAARSRDKAYKLSDSDGLYLLVTPAGGRYWRMNYRHLGKQKTLAFGVWPETSLAEARAERDAARKVLARGDDPAERIKLDRIAAAVAASNSFQAVADEWLSKVEKEGRSPVTMKKLRWLLGFINAAIGRRPIASISAQELLLMLRKMEGKGRYETAKRLRSTCSQVFRYAIATARADRDVASDLRGALIVPKPVHRAAITTPREAGALLRSIEAFTDSANVNAALRLLPHVFVRPGELRFAEWADIDLDKAVWTIPAHKTKMRRAHSVPLSRQSLAILRSIEHDEDYSGFLFPSRTSVDRPMSENTINAALRRMGYAQDQMTGHGFRAMAATLLNEMGLWHADAIERQLAHCDNNAVRRAYTRGEYWDERVRMMQHWSDHLDFLRDGATVLKGKFGKAEGAQ, from the coding sequence ATGGCGTTGTCGGTTGTGGCGATCAAAGCGGCTAGGAGTCGCGACAAGGCATACAAGCTCAGTGATAGCGACGGGCTCTACCTGCTCGTGACGCCTGCGGGCGGTCGCTACTGGCGGATGAACTACCGACATCTGGGAAAGCAGAAGACCCTCGCTTTCGGCGTATGGCCCGAGACCAGCCTCGCCGAAGCGCGCGCGGAGCGCGACGCAGCGCGAAAGGTACTCGCGCGCGGCGATGATCCAGCCGAGCGGATCAAGCTCGATCGGATCGCGGCTGCGGTAGCGGCTTCGAACAGCTTTCAGGCTGTCGCCGACGAATGGCTTTCCAAGGTCGAGAAGGAAGGTCGTTCGCCGGTCACGATGAAGAAGCTGCGCTGGCTGCTGGGGTTCATCAACGCAGCGATCGGCAGGCGCCCCATCGCCTCGATCTCCGCGCAGGAGCTTTTGCTGATGCTGCGAAAGATGGAGGGCAAAGGCCGTTACGAGACCGCCAAGCGCCTTCGCAGCACCTGTTCACAGGTGTTTCGGTACGCCATTGCGACGGCGCGAGCCGACCGGGATGTCGCAAGTGACCTGCGCGGCGCTCTGATCGTGCCGAAGCCAGTCCATCGCGCCGCCATCACGACGCCCCGAGAGGCTGGCGCGCTACTGCGTTCGATCGAAGCGTTTACGGACAGTGCCAACGTCAACGCAGCTTTACGGCTGCTGCCGCACGTCTTTGTCCGCCCCGGTGAACTGCGCTTCGCCGAATGGGCGGATATCGACCTCGACAAGGCCGTTTGGACCATTCCGGCGCACAAGACGAAGATGCGGCGCGCGCATAGCGTCCCCCTTTCCCGCCAGTCACTCGCGATCCTCCGCTCGATCGAGCACGACGAGGACTACAGCGGCTTTCTGTTTCCCTCACGTACCTCGGTTGATCGACCCATGTCGGAAAACACGATCAACGCCGCCCTGCGCCGCATGGGCTATGCTCAAGACCAGATGACCGGGCACGGGTTCCGGGCGATGGCGGCAACCCTACTCAATGAAATGGGCCTGTGGCACGCTGACGCGATCGAGCGACAGCTCGCCCACTGCGACAACAACGCGGTCCGCCGCGCCTACACCCGCGGCGAGTATTGGGACGAGCGCGTGCGCATGATGCAGCACTGGTCCGACCACCTCGATTTCCTGCGCGACGGCGCGACCGTGCTCAAGGGTAAATTTGGGAAGGCCGAAGGGGCACAATGA
- a CDS encoding LysR family transcriptional regulator, with protein MDIGWLEDFLALIERGGFSRAAESRAMSQPSFSRRIKALEDWVGAPLIDRRTHRIRLTAAGESFQLAAEETLRRLQLGREAARAADRTDHETLRFASTHVLSLTFFPRWLRRLEEEQPLGATIALTADHMVACERRMVEGKAHFLLCHHHEAAPTRFGGDFRSLSLGRDWLLPVAAPALLREGDPRKAPQLAFTAESGMGRILASAWERGGRKPSAPPAFSSHLASVLAAMARDGRGVAWTALSLVREDLEQGRLARAGPEAEDVEMEIRLWRPRARQSPAAEALWSRILASQLAD; from the coding sequence ATGGACATCGGTTGGCTTGAGGACTTTCTGGCGCTGATCGAGCGCGGTGGATTTTCGCGTGCTGCGGAAAGTCGCGCCATGAGCCAGCCCAGTTTCAGTCGAAGGATCAAGGCGCTGGAGGATTGGGTCGGCGCGCCGCTGATCGACCGGCGCACCCATCGCATCCGTCTGACCGCCGCCGGCGAAAGTTTCCAGCTTGCCGCCGAGGAGACGCTGCGGCGCCTTCAACTCGGGCGCGAGGCGGCGCGGGCCGCCGATCGCACCGATCACGAGACGCTTCGCTTTGCCTCGACCCATGTGCTCTCGCTCACCTTCTTCCCGCGTTGGCTGCGGCGACTGGAGGAAGAGCAGCCACTTGGGGCAACGATCGCACTGACCGCCGATCATATGGTCGCGTGCGAACGGCGGATGGTTGAAGGCAAGGCGCATTTCCTGCTCTGTCATCACCATGAAGCTGCACCGACGCGTTTTGGCGGCGACTTCAGGTCGCTGAGCCTCGGGCGCGACTGGCTGTTGCCCGTCGCTGCGCCCGCGCTGCTGCGCGAGGGTGACCCGCGAAAGGCACCCCAGCTCGCCTTCACCGCCGAATCCGGCATGGGCCGCATCCTTGCCTCCGCATGGGAGCGTGGCGGGCGCAAGCCATCGGCACCGCCTGCTTTTTCGTCGCATCTTGCCAGCGTGCTCGCCGCGATGGCGCGCGATGGTCGCGGCGTTGCCTGGACTGCGCTCAGCCTGGTCAGGGAGGATCTCGAACAGGGGCGTCTCGCCCGTGCCGGGCCGGAGGCGGAGGATGTCGAAATGGAGATCCGCCTGTGGCGTCCGCGCGCGCGCCAGTCGCCGGCGGCAGAGGCGCTGTGGTCCCGCATCCTTGCGAGCCAGCTGGCCGATTAG
- a CDS encoding phosphoglycerate dehydrogenase produces MMSGRRVVVTQRFFDDATIAYLEANGCEVVVADLPPGMADGGLDHDALVETVRGAAGWIVGHARVTRELMTALPELQVISRRGVGYERVDLEAARDLGRVVCIAVGGNDATVADHAVALMLAVGHRFRETQERMIAGDFAILTGNDLFEKAVGIVGMGRIGRSLARRLQGFDCRILASTRAGLSDAAPPGVEWVDLDTLVRESDYISIHAPLTDETRFLFDATRIAQMKRSAYLINTARGGLVDDRALLHALRNGVIAGAGLDVYVSESDPAMQEVTEALIRLPNVVATPHSGASTHEGLARTNMAAARSVVAVLDGRDPQPECVVADGRCK; encoded by the coding sequence ATGATGTCCGGTCGGCGGGTTGTTGTTACCCAACGTTTTTTCGATGACGCGACGATCGCATATCTTGAAGCCAATGGCTGTGAGGTCGTGGTCGCCGACCTTCCGCCGGGGATGGCGGATGGCGGTCTCGACCACGACGCTTTGGTAGAGACTGTGCGGGGTGCAGCCGGCTGGATCGTCGGCCACGCCCGCGTAACGCGCGAGCTGATGACCGCGCTGCCCGAACTGCAGGTCATCTCGCGCCGCGGCGTCGGCTATGAGCGGGTCGATCTGGAAGCCGCGCGCGATCTCGGCCGGGTCGTCTGCATTGCGGTGGGCGGCAACGACGCCACGGTCGCGGATCATGCCGTCGCGCTCATGCTGGCGGTCGGCCATCGCTTCCGTGAGACGCAGGAGCGGATGATCGCAGGCGACTTCGCGATCCTGACCGGCAACGACCTGTTCGAGAAGGCCGTCGGCATCGTCGGAATGGGCCGAATCGGCCGCAGCCTTGCCAGACGGCTGCAGGGGTTTGATTGCCGCATCCTCGCGTCTACGCGCGCCGGGCTGTCGGATGCCGCCCCGCCCGGTGTCGAATGGGTCGATCTCGACACGCTGGTACGCGAAAGCGACTATATCTCGATCCACGCGCCGTTGACCGACGAAACCCGCTTCCTGTTCGACGCGACCCGGATCGCGCAGATGAAGCGGTCGGCCTACCTCATCAACACTGCGCGCGGCGGGCTGGTCGATGACCGCGCGCTGCTCCACGCACTGCGCAACGGCGTGATCGCGGGGGCCGGGCTCGACGTCTATGTCAGCGAGAGCGATCCCGCGATGCAGGAGGTCACCGAGGCGCTGATCCGCCTGCCCAACGTCGTCGCCACGCCGCATTCGGGCGCCTCGACCCATGAGGGGCTGGCGCGGACCAACATGGCCGCCGCGCGATCGGTGGTGGCGGTGCTGGACGGCCGCGATCCGCAGCCCGAATGTGTTGTCGCCGATGGCCGTTGCAAGTGA
- a CDS encoding glycerate kinase type-2 family protein yields MAVASDRVTPDALLRTLFDVAVSSAQPDRCVPQALPEPPLGRTVVIGAGKAAAAMARAVERNWHAPLSGLVVTRHGHGVPCERIVVREAGHPVPDAAGIAATREMVALLDGLTADDLVLCLISGGGSALLAAPPPGVSLADLQSVSNRLLRSGAAIGEMNCVRKHLSMVAGGRLAEHVAPARLVTLAVSDVPGDDPAMIASGPTIADPTTRHEALAVLARFGIEAPAAIRDWLESARSETPKSGTLPDAEYRLIASPSLALEAAAEAARAAGVTPHVLGSDLEGEARDMGAAHAARALGAQRAGGLPCVLLSGGETSVTVRGTGRGGRNGEYLLALTHALDGARGIYALAADTDGIDGTEHNAGAITGPGTIAAAGRSCAEALANSDSYPFFAAADALVVTGPTFTNVNDFRAILVDAPGGKGGYSK; encoded by the coding sequence ATGGCCGTTGCAAGTGACCGCGTGACGCCCGACGCGCTACTTCGCACGCTGTTCGATGTGGCGGTGTCGAGCGCGCAGCCGGACCGATGCGTGCCCCAGGCGCTTCCAGAGCCTCCCTTGGGACGTACGGTAGTGATCGGTGCGGGCAAGGCGGCGGCGGCGATGGCGCGGGCGGTCGAGCGGAACTGGCATGCGCCGCTATCGGGGCTGGTCGTCACGCGTCATGGGCATGGCGTACCGTGCGAGCGAATCGTCGTGCGGGAGGCAGGACACCCCGTCCCCGACGCTGCCGGGATCGCTGCCACGCGCGAGATGGTGGCGCTGCTCGATGGTTTGACGGCGGACGATCTTGTGCTGTGCCTGATCTCGGGCGGTGGCTCCGCTCTGCTCGCCGCGCCGCCGCCCGGTGTGTCGCTTGCCGATCTCCAGTCGGTGTCGAACCGATTGCTCCGCTCGGGTGCCGCGATCGGGGAGATGAATTGCGTGCGCAAACACCTCTCGATGGTCGCGGGCGGGCGTCTGGCGGAGCACGTCGCTCCGGCGCGGCTCGTCACGTTGGCGGTTTCGGACGTGCCCGGCGACGACCCAGCGATGATCGCGTCCGGACCGACCATTGCCGATCCCACGACACGTCATGAGGCATTGGCGGTGTTGGCACGGTTCGGGATCGAGGCGCCAGCCGCGATCCGCGACTGGCTCGAGTCCGCGCGGAGCGAAACGCCAAAGTCCGGAACGCTGCCGGATGCCGAGTACCGCCTGATAGCGAGTCCTTCCCTTGCCCTTGAGGCAGCGGCGGAAGCGGCACGAGCGGCCGGCGTCACGCCGCATGTGCTGGGCAGCGATCTGGAGGGGGAAGCGCGCGATATGGGCGCCGCGCACGCCGCGCGCGCACTGGGAGCGCAGCGCGCGGGCGGGCTGCCCTGCGTATTGCTCTCAGGCGGCGAAACCAGCGTCACCGTGCGTGGCACGGGACGGGGCGGACGCAATGGCGAATATCTGCTCGCACTCACCCACGCCCTGGACGGCGCGCGCGGTATTTATGCGCTGGCCGCCGATACCGACGGGATCGACGGCACCGAGCACAATGCTGGCGCAATCACAGGCCCCGGCACCATTGCCGCCGCCGGCCGGTCCTGCGCCGAAGCGCTGGCGAACAGCGACAGCTATCCGTTCTTCGCGGCCGCCGACGCGCTCGTCGTCACCGGACCAACCTTCACCAACGTCAATGATTTTCGTGCCATCCTGGTCGACGCGCCGGGCGGCAAGGGGGGCTATTCGAAATGA
- a CDS encoding tartrate dehydrogenase, whose protein sequence is MIATNAHRIAVIPGDGIGKEVVPEGLRVLDAVGQRFGCAFHFDTFDFASCDYYLEHGQMMPDDWKAQIGGHDAIFFGAVGWPETVPDHVSLWGSLIQFRREFDQYVNLRPVRLMPGVPTPLANRAPGDIDFYVVRENTEGEYSSIGGRIFPGTDREVVVQETVMTRIGVDRVLRYAFDLAQRREKKHLTSATKSNGISITMPYWDERVEAMAPHYPDVRWDKYHIDILTAHFVQHPDWFDVVVASNLFGDILSDLGPACTGTIGIAPAGNINPERHFPSLFEPVHGSAPDIAGKFIANPVGQIWSAALMLDHLGEREAGAAVVRAIEEVLARSEYRTRDLGGTAGTTECGEAIADAVLSG, encoded by the coding sequence ATGATCGCTACAAACGCGCATCGCATCGCCGTCATTCCGGGGGACGGGATCGGCAAGGAAGTGGTGCCAGAGGGCCTGCGTGTGCTCGATGCTGTCGGCCAGCGCTTTGGCTGTGCCTTCCATTTCGACACGTTCGATTTCGCGTCGTGCGACTATTATCTTGAGCACGGCCAAATGATGCCTGACGACTGGAAGGCGCAGATCGGCGGGCATGACGCGATCTTCTTCGGCGCGGTCGGCTGGCCGGAGACGGTGCCGGACCATGTCTCGCTCTGGGGATCGCTGATCCAGTTCCGGCGCGAGTTCGACCAATATGTCAATTTGCGCCCGGTCCGGCTGATGCCGGGCGTCCCCACCCCGCTGGCCAATCGCGCGCCGGGGGATATCGACTTCTACGTCGTGCGAGAGAATACCGAGGGCGAATATTCGTCGATCGGCGGGCGGATTTTCCCCGGCACCGATCGCGAGGTCGTGGTGCAGGAAACGGTCATGACGCGGATCGGCGTCGATCGCGTCCTGCGCTACGCCTTCGATCTGGCTCAGCGGCGCGAGAAGAAGCACCTCACCTCCGCCACCAAGTCCAACGGCATCTCGATTACCATGCCCTATTGGGACGAGCGGGTGGAGGCGATGGCGCCGCATTATCCCGATGTGCGCTGGGACAAATATCATATCGACATTCTCACCGCGCATTTCGTCCAGCATCCCGACTGGTTCGACGTGGTCGTCGCGTCCAACCTGTTCGGCGACATCCTGTCGGACCTCGGCCCCGCCTGTACCGGTACAATCGGCATCGCCCCGGCGGGCAACATCAATCCCGAGCGGCACTTTCCTTCGCTGTTCGAGCCGGTGCACGGGTCGGCGCCAGACATTGCGGGGAAGTTCATCGCCAATCCGGTCGGGCAAATCTGGTCGGCCGCGCTGATGCTCGACCATCTCGGCGAGCGCGAGGCGGGCGCCGCCGTGGTGCGCGCGATCGAGGAAGTGCTGGCCCGATCCGAATACCGCACGCGCGATCTTGGTGGCACGGCCGGTACAACTGAATGCGGCGAGGCGATCGCTGATGCGGTGCTGAGCGGCTGA
- a CDS encoding class II aldolase/adducin family protein — MATQLKPPVEGMSEAEWKVRVDLAAAYRLVALYGWDDLIFTHLSARVPGPEHHFLINPYTHMFEEITASSLVKIDTEGNKIDDSPAPVNAAGFVIHSAIHMAREDAAAVLHLHTPHGQAVSAMREGLLPHTQTAMIAHYDVAYHDYEGIATNLDERERIVADLGDRNSMLLRNHGTLTVGTSVAQAFLRMYFLERACHAQVLMLSAGRDGLNEPNDGVAHVVRDQVSGPSMAMAAELLAWPALLRKLDRIDPSFRT; from the coding sequence ATGGCGACGCAACTCAAGCCCCCGGTCGAGGGGATGTCCGAAGCCGAATGGAAGGTCCGCGTCGATCTCGCCGCCGCCTATCGGCTGGTCGCGCTCTACGGCTGGGACGACCTGATCTTCACCCACCTCTCGGCACGCGTGCCGGGACCCGAGCATCATTTCCTGATCAATCCCTATACGCACATGTTCGAGGAGATCACTGCGTCAAGCCTGGTCAAGATCGACACCGAAGGGAACAAGATCGATGATAGCCCGGCGCCGGTGAACGCGGCAGGGTTCGTCATCCATTCCGCGATTCACATGGCGCGTGAGGATGCCGCGGCGGTCTTGCACCTCCACACGCCGCACGGCCAGGCGGTGTCGGCGATGCGGGAGGGGCTGCTGCCGCATACCCAGACTGCGATGATCGCGCATTATGACGTCGCCTATCACGACTATGAAGGCATCGCGACCAATCTGGACGAGCGCGAGCGGATCGTCGCCGATCTCGGCGACCGGAACTCGATGCTGCTGCGCAACCACGGCACGCTCACGGTGGGTACCAGCGTCGCCCAGGCGTTTTTGCGGATGTATTTTCTCGAACGCGCATGCCATGCACAGGTGCTGATGCTGTCGGCGGGGCGCGACGGGCTGAACGAGCCCAATGACGGCGTCGCGCATGTCGTCCGCGATCAGGTGTCCGGTCCCTCGATGGCGATGGCCGCAGAGCTGCTCGCCTGGCCCGCGCTGTTGCGCAAGCTCGACCGGATCGATCCTTCTTTCCGGACCTGA
- a CDS encoding long-chain-fatty-acid--CoA ligase has product MATASVRPQLLTDLLDRAAQEHPEWPALDFMGRRWTWAQVDARVARAAAALQAMGVAPGDRVGLCLPNTPYFVIAYFAVLRIGGIVVSMNPLYTEREMAHIVADSGARHVFVIDVPDVHARVAALPGIEHIVLCPIADALPAAKGLAYRLLKRASIARPDPGDTRLTRFRDLAGAAVAAVAQEPGAVAVLQYTGGTTGQPKGAALTHGSLVANCLQMAGHDHARPDRAETVMGCLPMFHVFALTTVLNYSVHTAACIVLLPRFEMKAFLAAMKRTRPERLFVVPTILTALNALPDADLPPTGQLRLCVSGGAPLPPEVRVRYEARTGTRVLEGYGLSEASPIVSCNPTTGEIRDGSAGVPFPDTVIEIRCLETGRLLGPGESGEVCVRGAQVMQCYWGRLAETLDVLQDGALRTGDVGYLDADGYLFLVDRIKDLILCGGYNVYPRVIEDALYEHPDVAEATVIGVPDEYRGEAPKAFVKLREGAHATPADLRAFLADKISKIEMPREIELRDELPKTLIGKLSKKELREA; this is encoded by the coding sequence ATGGCGACGGCGTCGGTTCGGCCGCAACTGCTCACCGACCTCCTTGACCGGGCGGCGCAAGAGCATCCCGAGTGGCCGGCGCTGGACTTCATGGGACGGCGCTGGACCTGGGCACAGGTCGATGCGCGGGTAGCGCGCGCCGCCGCCGCGCTTCAGGCGATGGGCGTCGCGCCGGGCGACCGCGTGGGTCTGTGCCTGCCCAACACGCCCTATTTCGTGATCGCCTATTTCGCGGTGCTGCGGATCGGCGGCATCGTGGTAAGCATGAACCCGCTCTACACCGAGCGCGAGATGGCCCACATCGTCGCTGATTCGGGTGCGCGCCATGTGTTCGTGATCGACGTGCCGGATGTCCATGCCCGGGTCGCAGCGCTGCCGGGGATCGAGCATATCGTTCTCTGTCCGATCGCGGACGCGCTGCCCGCGGCCAAGGGGCTTGCCTATCGCCTGCTCAAGCGGGCATCGATCGCCCGGCCGGATCCAGGCGACACACGTTTAACCCGGTTCCGCGATCTGGCCGGCGCCGCTGTCGCGGCAGTTGCGCAGGAGCCGGGCGCCGTGGCCGTGCTGCAATATACCGGCGGCACGACCGGCCAGCCGAAGGGGGCGGCGCTGACCCATGGCAGCCTGGTCGCCAATTGCCTGCAGATGGCGGGGCACGACCATGCCCGGCCCGACCGGGCGGAGACCGTGATGGGGTGTCTCCCCATGTTCCACGTCTTCGCGCTGACGACGGTGTTGAACTATTCGGTGCACACCGCTGCGTGCATCGTGCTGTTGCCGCGGTTCGAGATGAAGGCATTTCTCGCGGCGATGAAGCGGACACGGCCCGAGCGGCTGTTCGTGGTGCCGACGATTCTGACCGCGCTCAACGCTTTGCCGGACGCGGATCTTCCGCCGACCGGGCAGTTGCGCCTGTGCGTTTCAGGCGGAGCGCCGCTGCCGCCCGAAGTACGCGTGCGGTACGAAGCACGGACCGGCACGCGGGTGCTGGAAGGCTATGGCCTGTCCGAGGCTTCGCCGATCGTGAGCTGCAACCCGACCACCGGCGAGATTCGCGACGGTAGCGCGGGCGTACCCTTTCCCGACACAGTCATCGAAATCCGCTGCCTGGAGACCGGAAGGTTGCTGGGCCCCGGGGAGAGCGGCGAAGTCTGCGTCCGCGGTGCGCAGGTGATGCAGTGCTATTGGGGCCGCCTCGCCGAAACGCTGGACGTGCTGCAGGACGGAGCCCTTCGTACCGGCGATGTCGGCTATCTCGATGCGGACGGCTATCTGTTCCTGGTCGACCGGATCAAGGACCTGATCCTGTGCGGCGGCTACAATGTCTATCCACGCGTGATCGAGGATGCGCTATACGAGCATCCCGATGTGGCAGAGGCAACGGTGATCGGCGTGCCAGACGAATATCGCGGCGAGGCGCCCAAGGCGTTCGTGAAACTGCGCGAGGGCGCACATGCGACCCCAGCCGATCTGCGCGCGTTTCTGGCGGACAAGATCAGCAAGATCGAGATGCCGCGTGAGATCGAACTGCGCGATGAGCTGCCCAAGACGCTCATCGGAAAATTGTCGAAGAAGGAGCTGCGCGAGGCGTAG
- a CDS encoding DUF4387 domain-containing protein yields the protein MAKVRDVCHHVRSKNAGPFWVTFDLFFDGAENYRKYHNSPALSPALFERLYGTDPALVKTIPVEDLAMVKISYPRATPQGGMEERDMHSGQQYVRLLEVELD from the coding sequence ATGGCTAAGGTTCGCGACGTTTGCCACCATGTCCGGTCGAAGAATGCCGGGCCGTTCTGGGTGACCTTCGACCTGTTCTTCGACGGGGCGGAGAATTACCGGAAGTATCACAACAGCCCGGCGCTCTCGCCCGCGCTGTTCGAACGGCTCTATGGCACCGATCCCGCATTGGTGAAGACGATCCCGGTCGAAGATCTGGCGATGGTCAAGATCTCATACCCCCGCGCCACGCCTCAGGGTGGGATGGAGGAGCGCGACATGCATTCGGGCCAGCAGTATGTCCGCCTGCTCGAGGTGGAGCTGGATTGA
- a CDS encoding acyclic terpene utilization AtuA family protein has translation MNEQFSDGVKILVPTGSLGAGVREDEVAYGVSRGAHAIASDAGSTDSGAAYLATGKSKNNRGAVKRDLTILMRAQKQAGIPIIIGTSGQAGGDINLDWTRDIVLEVAGELDMTPRIALLRCEQDKATVKRLNAAGRVRPLPPLGPLDDATVDACDHIVAVMGVEPYLAALESGADIILGGRSTDTAVLACFPIWKGAPWGQAWHAGKTGECGGQCAEERDVSGALLTVRDDGFDVEPLSLAARCTPHSVSAHMLYENTDPFRLTEPGGTLDVTAARYAPLDARTVRVTGSAWEPQSYTMKLEGAGGGRYQTIMLVGIQDPDVLCDIEGFHDRILAALYDRTRKSIPADELGEFHISLRMYGWNAMTGAPVPKGTPTPPEIGMLFVATAATQEIANAIAHACNPYFFHYPAVMDKELPSYGFAFTPADVPRGQVYEFKLNHVVAVDDPMELIRTEWIDLSVPQAQTLEAANG, from the coding sequence ATGAACGAGCAATTCTCTGACGGCGTGAAAATCCTGGTCCCTACTGGATCACTGGGCGCCGGCGTACGCGAGGACGAGGTGGCCTATGGCGTGTCTCGTGGCGCACATGCCATCGCTTCCGATGCCGGCTCGACCGACAGCGGAGCTGCCTATCTTGCGACCGGCAAGTCCAAGAATAATCGCGGCGCGGTCAAGCGCGACCTGACGATTCTGATGAGGGCGCAGAAGCAGGCAGGTATCCCGATCATCATCGGGACGTCGGGTCAGGCAGGCGGGGACATCAATCTCGACTGGACCCGCGACATCGTACTGGAAGTGGCGGGCGAACTGGACATGACGCCGCGGATTGCACTGCTCCGCTGTGAACAGGACAAGGCGACGGTCAAACGGCTCAACGCCGCCGGACGCGTCCGTCCGCTGCCGCCGCTGGGGCCGCTCGACGATGCCACGGTCGATGCCTGCGACCATATCGTCGCGGTGATGGGGGTGGAGCCCTATCTCGCCGCGCTCGAGAGCGGCGCAGACATCATCCTGGGCGGTCGGTCGACCGATACCGCAGTGCTCGCCTGCTTTCCAATCTGGAAGGGCGCACCTTGGGGACAGGCATGGCACGCGGGCAAGACCGGCGAATGCGGCGGGCAATGCGCCGAGGAACGCGATGTTTCCGGGGCGCTGCTGACTGTGCGCGACGACGGGTTCGATGTCGAGCCGCTGAGCCTTGCCGCGCGCTGCACGCCCCACAGCGTTTCCGCGCACATGCTCTACGAAAATACCGACCCGTTCCGCCTGACCGAGCCGGGCGGGACGCTCGACGTGACCGCAGCGCGCTATGCGCCGCTCGACGCACGTACCGTACGGGTGACCGGGTCGGCGTGGGAGCCGCAATCCTATACGATGAAGCTCGAAGGTGCGGGCGGCGGGCGGTACCAGACGATCATGCTCGTTGGCATCCAGGACCCCGATGTGCTGTGCGATATCGAGGGATTTCACGACCGCATCCTCGCCGCGCTGTACGACCGTACGCGCAAGTCGATCCCTGCCGACGAGTTGGGCGAGTTCCACATCTCGCTGCGCATGTATGGCTGGAACGCGATGACCGGCGCCCCGGTGCCGAAGGGCACGCCCACGCCGCCGGAGATCGGTATGCTGTTCGTGGCGACCGCCGCGACGCAGGAGATCGCCAACGCGATCGCGCACGCCTGCAATCCATATTTCTTCCACTATCCCGCGGTGATGGACAAGGAACTGCCCAGCTATGGCTTCGCGTTTACGCCTGCCGACGTGCCGCGCGGTCAGGTCTATGAGTTCAAGCTCAACCATGTCGTCGCGGTCGATGATCCGATGGAGTTGATCCGCACCGAATGGATCGACCTGTCCGTCCCACAGGCGCAGACACTGGAGGCGGCCAATGGCTAA